Within the Rosa rugosa chromosome 2, drRosRugo1.1, whole genome shotgun sequence genome, the region ACAGTCGTACTGTGAGTTTGAGTAGCTACTACAAGCATTCATATGTGCGGGACTTTAACCCCTGCAGCTACGCCTTCATTGCAGAGCAAGGCCAGTTCAATTTTTCCCTTGCAAGTTTTGATGAATTGAACAACACTGAACAGATTCCACTGGTTGCTAATTGGGCAATTGGGAATGAGACACACCCCTGTGATGAAGCTCAAAAGAGGAAGGATATCGTTTGCAAGGCTAATAGCAGCTGCGTCAACAGTCCTCACAATGGGTTAGGTTACTTGTGCCAGTGCTTGCCTGGTTACGAAGGAAACCCCTACCATCCAGTTGGTTGCCAAGGTAATCTTTAATTTTTAGTTTACATACTCAAGCGTTTAGCTAATATATATGCAACAGTGCACTTTTACCAAATTCATTGATTTGTGATATATGGCTTTTCCTTTCCTATCTTCCATCTCAGATTTTGATGAGTGCAAGGCTTCAAACCCCTGCCAGAATGGCAAGTGCTCAAATTCACCTCCAGGAAATTACACTTGTGTATGTCACAAAGGATACAAACACGATGGCATGAATGACAAGAGTTGCATCAAAGATGATTCAAAAAGACTCTCAGAGATCTTTCTCCTGCTTATTGTTACATTGGGTATGTATACTTCCATATTATCTGCCTAATATTCTAACTCAACATTGTATTAAACAGTAATTTCAGACACAACTTTACCTTCAGCTACTTTTGGTTCCaagtttaaagtttaaactaACCCGACTTTCTCAagcttcttattttttttaaattttttttaaaggtaACAAAAACAGAATGAATATATAAAGGTAGACGTTTTCCCTTGTGATTGCTAGAAAAGAGAGAATAGATAAGAGGCTCTGGCTCAGTTTGAGAAGCCTCTGCGCAAATAGAAGcacttttatttttgaaaatatattgcagaagaaaaagagaaacaacAAATTAAGGGGGAGAAGCATCAAAACCTAAAAAACGATAAACAATGGGAGTTCCCAactagaatcaaagaaaaacaaacgtAACAACCATCCTATACCTCTAAATTAACAATTTAAGATCAAATATACAAAAGCAATTTATTAATTGAATCAATGAATTTTCAAATATTTGCAGGTGTAAGTGCAGGCTTCTTGGTTTCTTTCATTGGAATTGCATGGTTATGGTGGGGAAATAAGAAAAGACAATTCATCAAACTGAAAGAAAAGTACTTTAGAGAAAATGGAGGCTTATTGTTACAACAACAACTTGCCAGTCATGGAGGTTCCGTGGACGCAACAAAAATTTTCAGTGCGGAAGAACTTCAGAAGGCTACAAACAATTACCATGAAAGCAGAGTTCTTGGCAAAGGAGGCTATGGAATAGTATACAAAGGTATACTACCAGATAACCAAGTGATTGCCATAAAGAAGTCAAAAGGTTGTGTCGGCAGTCAGAGTGAGCAATTTGTCAACGAGGTAATCATTCTTTCTCAAATCAACCACAGAAATGTTGTGAAGCTTTTGGGTTGTTGTTTAGAAACAGAAGTGCCTATACTTGTATACGAGTTCATTAGCCATGGCACTCTTCATGAGCACATTCATAAGAAAAGACCATCACTCTCATTTGAATTACGAATGAAGATAGCAGCTGAAGCAGCAGGAGCACTAGCACATTTACACTCCTCAATTTCCACACCAATCATACATCGAGATGTCAAAGCAGGGAACATTCTGTTAGATGGCAAGTATATGGCGAAAGTGTCAGACTTTGGAGCTTCACGATTGGTTTCTTCAGGTGAAGCTGGAATACAAACTGTAGTGCTCGGGACAATAGGATACCTGGACCCTGAATATCTGCACTCAAACCAACTAACAGAAAAGAGTGATGTTTACAGCTTTGGGGTTCTCTTGGCTGAGCTTTTAACAAGCAAAGTGGCAGTTTCTAAAGATAAATTCTTAGCAAGCATCTTTGTTTCTTCCATGGAAAAAGATTGCTTAAATCAAGTGCTTGATGATG harbors:
- the LOC133729122 gene encoding wall-associated receptor kinase 2-like translates to MALRLSLVAILLLLLAASTTTTTAAPAQAKSGCSDKCGNLTIPYPFGMHESCYLRKEFFIYCDKTTQPPTAYLMNKYDNIIVRNISLEAGELHMLSYIGRDCYDEKGNRTDRSRRPRLWLPPPYTISDTQNKFYAVGCDTYAIIRGFRGEEEFITGCMSLCNSLGSVDKNSCSGVGCCQTNIPSGLHSRTVSLSSYYKHSYVRDFNPCSYAFIAEQGQFNFSLASFDELNNTEQIPLVANWAIGNETHPCDEAQKRKDIVCKANSSCVNSPHNGLGYLCQCLPGYEGNPYHPVGCQDFDECKASNPCQNGKCSNSPPGNYTCVCHKGYKHDGMNDKSCIKDDSKRLSEIFLLLIVTLGVSAGFLVSFIGIAWLWWGNKKRQFIKLKEKYFRENGGLLLQQQLASHGGSVDATKIFSAEELQKATNNYHESRVLGKGGYGIVYKGILPDNQVIAIKKSKGCVGSQSEQFVNEVIILSQINHRNVVKLLGCCLETEVPILVYEFISHGTLHEHIHKKRPSLSFELRMKIAAEAAGALAHLHSSISTPIIHRDVKAGNILLDGKYMAKVSDFGASRLVSSGEAGIQTVVLGTIGYLDPEYLHSNQLTEKSDVYSFGVLLAELLTSKVAVSKDKFLASIFVSSMEKDCLNQVLDDEIVNEGNIEMVKNVAKLARRCLRVKGEERPTMREVAMDLEGMIMTKHPWGSADHYFPEETEYLLGSPNTSKDYSVNVGGCGRGTASGSSMQIDMSMSSYADGR